In the Mesorhizobium huakuii genome, TCCCGGCACAGATTGGAAAGACATGCTCGGCATAATGGACGTCGCGGAAGATCGAGGCGGTGCAGGTGACCAGCCAATCGATGACGCCGAAGGCGGAGCGGACGACGAGCTTGCAACCCTCCGCATTTGACACGCTTTCCGAGCCCGTCAGGCGCTGGATTTGGCAGCGGAAATGGCCGTCGCTACGGGATGTCCAGGAAAAAGCTATTCCGGCCATACTCGCGGGCGGCGATGTCGTGATCTCCGCACGCACTGCCGCTGGCAAGACTGAAGCCGCCTTCCTGCCGTTGTTGACCCGGCATGCCGAGCACGCAGGCAGCGCCGATGGGTTCGCCATCCTCTATGTCAGCCCGTTGAAGGCGCTGATCAACGATCAGCACCGGCGGCTGGAAAGCCTGTTCGAAGGGAGCGGCGTCCTCCTGCACAAATGGCATGGCGACGTGTCGGCAGACGCCAAAACCCGTGCACGAAAGCGACCGTCGGGTGTCGTGCTGATCACCCCGGAATCGCTTGAGGCGTTGCTCGTCCGTAGGGGCGGGGAGGTTGCGCAGATGTTTTCGCGCCTCGATGCGGTGGTCATCGATGAGTTACATGCCTTCATTGGCACCGAGCGAGGCATGCAGCTGCAGTCGATCCTGAACAGGATCGAAGTGGCGACCGCGCGAGACCGCATCGATCGAATTGGGCTGTCGGCAACACTTGGCGACATGAGCCTGGCTGCCGAGGCGCTGCGGCCCGGCAAGGGCGCTAGCGTCACGATCGTGGAAGGCAAGGACGAGGGAAACGGGGTCCGTTTGCAAATCCGCGGTTACCTGCTGGACGGCACCGATCCAGGCGATCTCATGGCTGCCGCAGACAATAGCGATCCGCCGGGAAAGCCGGCCGAACCTTTTGAACAATCGACGGTCCCAGCGGCGCTTGCGTCCGACCTGTTTCGTCTGCTGCGCGGCCAGAGCAATCTCCTGTTTGCCGGATCTCGCGCCAATGTCGAGGTCTATGCCGACATGCTGCGTTCGATGTGCGACGAAGCGAGCTTTCCAAATGAGTTCTTCCCGCATCATGGCAATCTCGCAAGGGCCATGCGCGAGGAGGTCGAAGCGCGGCTTCGAGACGATCCACGCCCGACCACGGCGGTCGCGACCACCACCCTGGAACTCGGAATCGACATTGGCGAGGTGGAGACAATCGCCCAGATCGGGCCGGGTTTTTCGGTCGCATCACTTCGCCAGCGCCTCGGCCGATCCGGCCGCAGGGCCGGAAAGCCCGCAACGCTGCGCATGTTCGTCATCGAGCCTCCCATTGGTAAGGGGCGACACCCAATTGATCGCTTACGCCTGGATCTGGTTCAGTCGATTGCGATGGTTGAGTGCCTGCGGGCGGGATGGTGTGAGCCGCCAATGCCAGCTGGCCTGCATCTTTCAACGCTCCTCCATCAAGTGATGGCACTGATCGTGCAGACCGGGGGTGTAAGCCCGACGATCGCCTGGAAACTGTTGTGCGAGCGCGGTCCTTTCCGAGCCGTGGACAGGACGCTATTTGCCGAATTGCTTCGGTGCATGGCCACGCCT is a window encoding:
- a CDS encoding DEAD/DEAH box helicase; its protein translation is MTPKAERTTSLQPSAFDTLSEPVRRWIWQRKWPSLRDVQEKAIPAILAGGDVVISARTAAGKTEAAFLPLLTRHAEHAGSADGFAILYVSPLKALINDQHRRLESLFEGSGVLLHKWHGDVSADAKTRARKRPSGVVLITPESLEALLVRRGGEVAQMFSRLDAVVIDELHAFIGTERGMQLQSILNRIEVATARDRIDRIGLSATLGDMSLAAEALRPGKGASVTIVEGKDEGNGVRLQIRGYLLDGTDPGDLMAAADNSDPPGKPAEPFEQSTVPAALASDLFRLLRGQSNLLFAGSRANVEVYADMLRSMCDEASFPNEFFPHHGNLARAMREEVEARLRDDPRPTTAVATTTLELGIDIGEVETIAQIGPGFSVASLRQRLGRSGRRAGKPATLRMFVIEPPIGKGRHPIDRLRLDLVQSIAMVECLRAGWCEPPMPAGLHLSTLLHQVMALIVQTGGVSPTIAWKLLCERGPFRAVDRTLFAELLRCMATPENQLLEQSPEGLLMIGETGEKITESYEFYAVFATEREYRIIHDARTLGTYPLSRLNARR